The following coding sequences lie in one Thermosulfuriphilus ammonigenes genomic window:
- a CDS encoding V-type ATP synthase subunit F, translating into MSGKIYVIADERTYLAFALAGMAGQIVRSGAEAQEALQNLPSEVSLVLITESLAEENRLLVDNILLRPGGPLIVEIPDYKGPRPRAGVTERIAALLKG; encoded by the coding sequence ATGTCTGGTAAAATTTACGTCATTGCCGACGAGCGAACTTATCTGGCCTTTGCCCTGGCGGGGATGGCTGGTCAGATTGTTCGCTCCGGGGCTGAGGCCCAAGAAGCCTTGCAGAATCTACCTTCCGAAGTCTCCCTAGTCCTAATCACTGAGTCTTTGGCCGAAGAAAATCGCCTCTTAGTGGACAATATTCTTCTCCGTCCTGGCGGACCTCTGATCGTTGAGATCCCAGATTATAAAGGACCTCGACCCCGAGCGGGTGTTACAGAGAGAATTGCCGCCCTACTTAAGGGATAA
- a CDS encoding ATP synthase subunit C, whose amino-acid sequence MKTLIWILLMAILIWASPAMAGSPGESGEGLGFLAAAIAVGASSLGAGLAVAIVGSAAMGAISERPELAGRAIIFLGLAEGIAIYGLIVAIMILTRL is encoded by the coding sequence ATGAAGACTCTGATTTGGATCTTGTTGATGGCCATCCTCATCTGGGCCTCACCAGCCATGGCCGGAAGTCCTGGTGAATCAGGTGAGGGCCTAGGCTTTTTAGCTGCGGCCATTGCAGTAGGGGCCTCGAGCCTGGGTGCTGGTCTGGCAGTAGCCATCGTAGGCTCAGCGGCGATGGGGGCTATCAGCGAACGACCAGAACTTGCCGGACGGGCAATTATCTTTCTGGGATTGGCTGAAGGAATTGCTATATACGGCCTCATAGTGGCCATTATGATCCTGACTCGCCTTTGA